DNA from Kluyveromyces marxianus DMKU3-1042 DNA, complete genome, chromosome 8:
CGTTCTGGACTGGTTTTACTCGTTTTGGAGCTATGCAGTATAGTTGCAACAAATTACAGTGAATATGTTGTACTGATAAGGCATTTTGTTAGATAATCCTGAAGGCTTTGGGGTGTATCGTGTCCGTAATCCTGTGCTTTGATTAGACTCGAAGCTTCCTTTGTGTAGCAGGCTTTGAAATTTCGGCGAAGTTTTTGCGTCTATTACTATCTTTTTTATCGGTGCTAAGGTTTTATTGTGCAAAGGAGTTTCCTTTTTCGGCGGTGGCAATGTGCATATTCGGCGAAAATTTTTCTTGCTCAGATGCAGCCATACAAAGCACTGCTAATATTGCTGCAtgtgaaaaaaaacccCTGTAGAATATAATTTCTTGCCTTGCTAAGTAAGGCAAGCCCCGTAGTAATCATGTGACCCGGGAAATTCGCCGTTTCTAAGCTTTATGAGCACAGACAGTGTCCTATAAAATACTGGAATAAAAAGACAATGGTGTCCGTACTGTGGGGTACTGCTTTAGCACGTTAGTAGTAACTATAGCATTAATGTAGTTTATACAGGATTTACTTACATACACAGTTTCTGAGAAGAGGGGACGGGGAAGTGGGAAGAGTAGCAAGAACATGCGAGCGAGCGGGTTTTTTACTTGCTCTTCTACAACTCGTCCATCAGTTTGTCGAAACTGCTACTAATTGCATTTTCCAAATCCAGAGTCGTTGAGGAGGATTCAGATGCGTTCGCTATGAGCGTTTCTAAAGTAGCTGTCAAAGCTGTAGCTGTGTTCGAATAAATATCATAAGAATCGTGATCATAGTTGTCTGTTGCATTACCGAATGAAGCAGAGTTTTTAACTAGACCAACTGTGTAGAGCATTGACTTGAAAATTCTGAAGCATAACCAAAATACTAGTTTGACTGGGTACTTGAATATTCTCCTCCAAAGAACCCATAATATGCAACAGCAGAAAAAGGTAATGGCGGCAtatacttttcttttttcttgatagCTACTACTGTTAATGGCCTTGATCAATTTCAGTGATGCCTGTGACATGGCCTTGAACCTGTCGAACTTGTCATTGACTAGCATTAACGTGTCGGTTTGCTGTGTCAATTCATCTAGGTTCAATTCACTCTGCAAAACGCTGCTGCGTAATATTTGGTTTGTTCGTAGCAAGTTCGAAGTAATCTTCTTGTTAACTTGTAAAGTTTTTCCCTTGATATTTGAAGCAGCATTCGGAAGCAGCATGTCTTTTGAATCCGTTGTGTTTATAACCTCTGATCTGTTCAAGTCATCATCCATTGAGCTTGTGCTTCCTCTACGCTCCTGAAGTTTGGCCTCTAACTTTTCCTTTAGCAAGTCCTTAAGCATTAGTCTGGATTCTATCAAAGACACCTCGTATTTCTGCGTAAACTCTTTTCTGAAGTCAATGTTCTTTAAAAGTTCATTCATTTCATCTATCCACAGAGAATCATCCTTCTCGATCCCGCAAGGAGTCCCAACAATGGTGAATTGCGGTTCATATCGTATTTTCACATTGTATTTCAGCTCAATAACTTTCTGGAAGCTACGAATCATATCTTCGTAGCTTAAAAACTCATTGATAACTTTATCGTTAATGCTTTCATCATTCTCCAAACTCTGTATAAATAGAGAATGTAAGgcttttctctttccaGCAAGCGATTCGCAAGTAGGAATCATGGTGggcttttttttactgGTATCAACTGGAGTTCTGCTATGTTGTGCCGTCTATAATTAGCCcgtttcctttcttttaaCTGCTGTACTGCTGTTCGACTTGTAGTCTATTCGCCCAGATGGATTGGTGAATatgcttttctttccatcATGAATGCGAATGTTCGCATACTCGAGTCATGTGACCTCCCTGGCCTAGgttgttatttttttttatttcaagatattattttattacccggatataCGACGCACTTAACTTAATGAATGTTGGCATTTGAAACTAGTTAGCAAATGTATAAGGTGTGTTTGGGTATGCGAGAgtgttttggtttgttgaTAAGGAAGTTCAGACTCCATGTATATAGCTGGGGGATAATAGGCCTATCTTTATCCAATAAAAACAAGTAAAAAAGTGAGAATAATACTAATTATTtctttgctcttctttactttctttattattgaatgaatatcctttttcattatttaaAAGTAATttagaaaacaaaagttaATTTGACATTCTTCAAGAGAAAAAGTGTCCAAATAATTAAAGGATAAGAACTATGAATGAACCAAACCAAACGCTATGAACTCTCCTAGCGACACCGAAGAGTTTTACGACTGCCAAGGAGATGATACTTTTTTACCAGGAAAATTATCATTGTTCAAAGGTTCTTTGCTAACGGCAAATAACGCTCCCAGCATAAATCCGTCATTGCCGCCGAGCTCATTTAAAAACACATTCAGAACAAAAGTAGCAAGAGAATGTCACAATTATGCTCTTTTACTATGGTTATTGAATAGTGAACAGGTTAATTTGACCTATCATTCGGATTACCAGGTTAATGCTTTCCAAGTCTTCAAGCATAATGAACAAAA
Protein-coding regions in this window:
- the SEC20 gene encoding Sec20p (containing Sec20 super family), producing MIPTCESLAGKRKALHSLFIQSLENDESINDKVINEFLSYEDMIRSFQKVIELKYNVKIRYEPQFTIVGTPCGIEKDDSLWIDEMNELLKNIDFRKEFTQKYEVSLIESRLMLKDLLKEKLEAKLQERRGSTSSMDDDLNRSEVINTTDSKDMLLPNAASNIKGKTLQVNKKITSNLLRTNQILRSSVLQSELNLDELTQQTDTLMLVNDKFDRFKAMSQASLKLIKAINSSSYQEKRKVYAAITFFCCCILWVLWRRIFKYPVKLVFWLCFRIFKSMLYTVGLVKNSASFGNATDNYDHDSYDIYSNTATALTATLETLIANASESSSTTLDLENAISSSFDKLMDEL